From a region of the Chitinophaga caseinilytica genome:
- a CDS encoding glycoside hydrolase family 32 protein, whose translation MKTIPLLLLAALGAGFSASAADTTFTVTKRYINLPVSHQSERTVMTFRVNGVEDRHFRIRLSAAPDYWVFVDAGAWKGKKLRVEFEGGKEGLGMIYQDDRIAGQDSLYREHRRPQYHFSTRRGWINDPNGMVFYEGEYHLFYQHNPYEREWENMSWGHAVSRDMIHWEELPVALHPDKTGTMFSGSAVIDFDNTSGFGKPGKPAMVALYTADSPDRQVQCVAYSLDKGRSWTKYAGNPVIDSKEKWNSKDTRDPRVFWYAPSKHWVMVLNERDGHSIYTSHDLKKWDYQSHVTGFWECPDLFELPVDGDPNNRKWVMYGASNTYMIGQFDGKTFTPEHGKYYFSAGSIYAAQTFNNIPASDGRRIQIGWGRIPQQGMPFNNMMLLPTELTLRNTKDGPRLFSYPVREVSQLHSSSQKWAQLSTDEANRRLADFSGDDKLYIKTTLRLSHATDAGLSLSGQRLIGYDMNFNLLNGMFYSPQNPTSMELTAEIWLDRSSVEVFVDGGAFSWSAERKADAGNTEGFRFWGNNVTVTSLEVARVRGIWP comes from the coding sequence ATGAAAACGATCCCACTATTGCTCCTGGCGGCCCTTGGCGCCGGGTTCAGCGCCTCCGCCGCAGACACTACTTTCACAGTTACCAAACGGTACATCAACCTGCCCGTATCGCACCAGTCGGAACGGACTGTGATGACGTTCAGGGTGAACGGTGTGGAAGACCGTCATTTCCGCATCCGCCTGAGCGCCGCACCGGATTACTGGGTATTCGTGGACGCAGGCGCCTGGAAAGGGAAAAAGCTGCGGGTGGAATTCGAAGGCGGGAAGGAAGGATTAGGGATGATTTACCAGGATGACCGCATTGCGGGACAGGACTCCCTCTACCGGGAGCACCGCCGTCCGCAGTACCACTTCTCCACCCGGCGCGGATGGATCAACGACCCCAACGGCATGGTATTTTATGAAGGGGAATACCATCTTTTCTACCAGCATAATCCATACGAACGGGAATGGGAGAACATGTCGTGGGGCCACGCCGTCAGCCGCGACATGATCCACTGGGAAGAGCTCCCCGTAGCCCTGCATCCCGACAAAACCGGGACGATGTTCTCCGGCTCGGCGGTCATCGACTTCGACAATACTTCCGGCTTCGGAAAACCCGGCAAACCAGCGATGGTGGCGCTGTACACGGCAGACAGCCCCGACCGCCAGGTGCAATGCGTAGCGTACAGTCTGGATAAAGGCCGCAGCTGGACCAAATACGCCGGCAACCCCGTGATCGATTCGAAGGAAAAATGGAACAGCAAAGATACCCGCGATCCCCGCGTGTTCTGGTACGCCCCGTCGAAACATTGGGTGATGGTGCTTAACGAGCGCGACGGCCATTCGATCTACACTTCCCACGACCTGAAGAAATGGGACTACCAAAGCCACGTGACCGGCTTCTGGGAATGCCCCGATCTGTTCGAACTGCCTGTGGACGGCGATCCCAACAACCGTAAATGGGTGATGTACGGCGCGTCCAACACCTATATGATCGGGCAATTCGACGGGAAAACGTTCACACCCGAGCATGGGAAATATTACTTCTCCGCCGGTTCCATTTACGCGGCACAGACTTTCAACAACATTCCCGCCAGCGACGGCCGGCGCATCCAGATCGGTTGGGGTCGCATCCCCCAGCAAGGCATGCCTTTCAATAACATGATGCTGCTGCCCACAGAACTGACTTTGCGCAATACGAAAGACGGGCCGCGGCTATTCAGTTATCCGGTCAGGGAAGTATCACAGCTCCATAGTTCATCCCAAAAATGGGCGCAGCTCTCCACAGACGAGGCCAACCGCCGGCTGGCGGATTTCAGCGGCGACGATAAACTCTACATCAAAACTACCCTCCGCCTCTCCCACGCTACCGACGCGGGGCTCAGCCTTTCCGGCCAGCGGCTCATCGGTTACGACATGAACTTCAACCTGCTCAACGGGATGTTCTATTCTCCGCAAAACCCCACCAGCATGGAGCTTACAGCCGAAATCTGGCTAGACCGCTCTTCGGTGGAAGTGTTCGTGGACGGCGGGGCGTTCTCCTGGTCTGCGGAACGGAAAGCCGATGCCGGGAACACGGAAGGGTTCCGGTTCTGGGGCAATAACGTCACCGTCACTTCGCTCGAAGTGGCGCGGGTACGCGGGATATGGCCATAG
- a CDS encoding YncE family protein, giving the protein METLQNKLPQLTHASEASQGTLPQLSFEIGNPSAANTIYITTDPAVNKLTLSITFNTGDATFTPGELVPKSDAPKATGSILYLDLSALQLTSAEFGALTCVAADWQFELYPDGNLICMTPTKNITLGSGAGDAINIAINGLTMSNPPAAPNASLNVSCFRVSPASSGKLPQVSFFKVLLQNAPDGQKDLNSAIGCELNSASDIFNSIDGYDPVMNSISFIFKPGPTPAVVKAGPKTVFTVSFVYAADWPGYGALTTPASAAKIRVRQGQNASNWKITQNADQQNPCWLMVPPDGQAIIGTGTKSVVQFDIDQIVTTFEPGPTLMFVQYQDVPGYNDGSYYIVLNKIPHVAIDNLTISPNPAIVQNGVAEVTVSWTAKNFKLLTLMPFYEDVTKVTSYKALLTETTDITLVANGAGGPGNTVMKTVTANVLPEINSFIATPTAIYKKDFPHDVKFYWDVDTNDPVYLVNVRDNTKEPVDKSGTLYKSVKNPGMWSIVPKNSAKLYELQRSVLIQAFDQEPRNVTVDFIPKQVVASPDAQFVAAINQSANSVEILNSLTYDRYTDPINVGGKPIDILFSTNGKYLFSVEDNGTLTVIGVTYNDSTASYSFSIVCTVPLDNVPSHIAVGPDEDYVFVTCNDSEDQQGHLIVIEKLSDTVFSVKNDVPVGISAMGLATDPTGALVYVANAGSNNVSVVGYSSLDDSFNFIRNISDLEPQPVDVAVGDPTGDTLLVVCKGSNKLIAVHHDDRGSSLRQELPLGNLPMGIDTDTSRAYAFVTNSGSNTVTLVSCGGGVSNCKILEAGIPTVNSPAGISSRSTTPWCLPPAAPTNPSR; this is encoded by the coding sequence ATGGAAACATTACAAAACAAACTGCCGCAGCTGACGCATGCCTCAGAAGCATCGCAGGGCACATTGCCGCAGCTGTCTTTCGAGATCGGGAACCCGTCGGCCGCCAATACGATATACATTACCACAGACCCGGCGGTGAACAAGCTCACGCTCTCCATCACCTTCAATACCGGTGATGCTACTTTCACGCCGGGCGAGCTCGTTCCGAAAAGCGATGCACCCAAGGCCACGGGGTCGATCCTGTACCTCGACCTCAGCGCGCTGCAGCTTACATCCGCCGAATTCGGGGCGCTGACCTGCGTGGCGGCCGACTGGCAGTTCGAACTGTACCCGGACGGTAACCTCATCTGCATGACGCCCACGAAAAACATTACGCTGGGCAGTGGTGCGGGCGATGCGATCAACATTGCCATCAACGGATTAACGATGAGCAATCCGCCGGCGGCGCCCAACGCCAGTCTGAACGTGAGCTGTTTCAGGGTAAGCCCCGCGTCCAGCGGTAAACTCCCGCAGGTATCGTTCTTCAAGGTACTGCTGCAAAATGCGCCCGACGGGCAGAAAGACCTCAATTCCGCCATCGGCTGCGAGCTCAATTCTGCCAGCGATATTTTCAACAGTATCGACGGGTATGATCCGGTGATGAACAGCATTTCCTTCATCTTCAAGCCCGGGCCTACGCCGGCCGTCGTGAAAGCCGGGCCTAAAACGGTGTTCACCGTATCGTTCGTGTACGCCGCCGATTGGCCGGGGTATGGCGCGTTGACGACGCCCGCGTCTGCGGCGAAGATCAGGGTACGGCAAGGGCAGAACGCCAGCAACTGGAAGATCACCCAGAACGCCGACCAGCAAAACCCCTGCTGGCTCATGGTGCCGCCAGACGGGCAGGCCATTATCGGTACCGGCACGAAATCGGTCGTGCAGTTCGACATCGACCAGATCGTGACCACCTTCGAGCCCGGGCCCACGCTCATGTTCGTGCAATACCAGGACGTGCCCGGGTATAACGACGGGTCTTATTACATCGTGCTGAACAAAATCCCGCACGTGGCGATAGACAACCTCACGATTTCGCCCAACCCTGCCATCGTGCAGAACGGTGTGGCGGAAGTGACGGTGAGCTGGACGGCCAAAAACTTCAAGCTGCTGACGCTGATGCCATTCTACGAAGACGTGACGAAGGTGACAAGCTACAAAGCCCTCCTCACCGAAACCACCGACATCACGCTGGTGGCCAATGGCGCCGGAGGACCGGGGAACACGGTGATGAAAACGGTGACGGCGAACGTGCTACCCGAAATCAATTCATTCATCGCAACGCCTACGGCGATCTATAAAAAAGATTTCCCGCACGACGTGAAGTTTTACTGGGACGTGGACACCAACGATCCCGTGTACCTCGTCAACGTCCGCGACAATACCAAAGAGCCGGTCGACAAATCAGGCACGCTGTACAAATCCGTGAAAAACCCGGGGATGTGGTCCATCGTCCCGAAAAACTCCGCGAAACTGTACGAACTGCAACGCAGCGTGCTGATCCAGGCGTTTGACCAGGAGCCGCGGAACGTGACCGTCGACTTCATCCCGAAACAGGTCGTAGCCTCCCCCGACGCGCAATTCGTGGCAGCCATCAACCAGTCGGCCAACAGCGTCGAAATCCTCAATTCGCTGACCTACGACCGTTACACCGATCCCATCAATGTAGGCGGAAAACCGATAGACATCCTGTTTTCCACCAATGGTAAATATCTTTTTTCCGTGGAAGACAACGGCACGCTTACCGTGATCGGGGTGACGTATAACGACAGTACCGCGTCCTATTCTTTCAGCATCGTCTGCACCGTACCGCTCGACAATGTTCCCTCCCACATCGCAGTAGGGCCAGACGAAGATTACGTTTTCGTGACCTGCAACGATAGCGAAGATCAGCAGGGGCACCTGATCGTGATCGAAAAACTGAGCGACACCGTTTTCTCCGTGAAAAACGATGTTCCGGTAGGGATTTCCGCCATGGGATTGGCTACCGACCCAACCGGCGCGCTGGTGTATGTGGCCAATGCGGGCAGCAATAACGTTTCCGTGGTGGGGTACAGTTCGTTGGACGACAGTTTCAATTTCATCCGCAATATTTCCGACCTGGAACCACAGCCGGTGGACGTGGCCGTGGGCGACCCCACGGGCGATACGCTGCTCGTGGTATGCAAGGGCAGCAACAAGCTCATCGCGGTGCATCACGACGACAGAGGCTCGTCGTTGCGCCAGGAGCTGCCGCTCGGCAACCTGCCCATGGGCATAGATACGGACACCAGCCGGGCGTATGCGTTCGTCACCAACTCCGGCAGCAACACCGTGACGCTGGTGAGCTGCGGCGGAGGGGTTTCCAACTGCAAAATCCTGGAAGCCGGCATACCTACGGTGAACAGTCCGGCGGGGATTTCCTCTCGCTCGACGACGCCATGGTGTTTGCCGCCAGCAGCACCGACAAATCCCTCACGGTGA